The following proteins are encoded in a genomic region of Mycolicibacterium confluentis:
- the rpsB gene encoding 30S ribosomal protein S2, with the protein MAVVTMKQLLDSGAHFGHQTRRWNPKMKRFIFTDRNGIYIIDLQQTLTYIDKAYEFVKETVAHGGSVLFVGTKKQAQESIADEATRVGMPYVNQRWLGGMLTNFQTVHKRLQRMKELEAMEQTGGFEGRTKKEILMLTREKNKLERSLGGIRDMQKVPSAIWVVDTNKEHLAVAEARKLNIPIIAILDTNCDPDLVDYPIPGNDDAIRSAALLTKVVASAVAEGLQARAGASASDGKPDAGEPLTEWEQELLASATTTGAAEAPAAEPTTDAS; encoded by the coding sequence ATGGCCGTCGTGACCATGAAGCAGCTGCTTGACAGCGGCGCACACTTCGGGCACCAGACCCGTCGTTGGAATCCCAAGATGAAGCGGTTCATCTTCACCGACCGCAACGGCATCTACATCATCGACCTGCAGCAGACGCTGACCTACATCGACAAGGCGTACGAGTTCGTCAAGGAGACCGTCGCCCACGGTGGGTCCGTGCTGTTCGTCGGCACCAAGAAGCAGGCCCAGGAGTCCATTGCGGACGAGGCCACCCGCGTCGGCATGCCGTACGTGAACCAGCGCTGGCTCGGCGGCATGCTCACCAACTTCCAGACCGTGCACAAGCGTCTTCAGCGCATGAAGGAACTTGAGGCCATGGAGCAGACCGGTGGCTTCGAGGGTCGCACCAAGAAGGAAATCCTCATGCTGACGCGTGAGAAGAACAAGCTGGAGCGCTCGCTCGGCGGTATCCGTGACATGCAGAAGGTGCCGTCGGCGATCTGGGTCGTCGACACCAACAAGGAGCACCTCGCGGTCGCTGAGGCTCGCAAGTTGAACATCCCGATCATCGCGATCCTGGACACCAACTGCGATCCCGACCTCGTCGACTACCCGATCCCGGGCAACGACGACGCGATCCGCTCGGCTGCTCTGCTGACCAAGGTCGTCGCCTCCGCGGTGGCTGAGGGTCTGCAGGCCCGTGCCGGCGCCTCCGCCAGCGACGGCAAGCCCGATGCGGGCGAGCCCCTGACCGAGTGGGAGCAGGAGCTGCTGGCTTCGGCCACCACGACTGGTGCAGCCGAGGCTCCTGCCGCCGAACCCACCACCGACGCTTCCTAA
- a CDS encoding alpha/beta fold hydrolase, whose amino-acid sequence MNRRTVTLSWGPVSYLEWAPEQTAAHQRTVVLLHGGGVDSALLSWGGLGADLARSGYRVLAPDHPGYGESPPAPWPATQQRLVGYTGEFVDSLGLARYAIGGLSLGGGMAVGHVLASPEKVSGAMLLASYGLMPRLSDGPLSALREATTWLLVRTGALAWSTRWLSANATAVSASLASLVRSPDQRTPELQDAVRRAGKQGRGLAQFAQWQREQVGFRGLTTDYTSQLGTFAPPALLVHGSEDSAVPIARARAAAALIPDATLVEVPGAGHWVQRDNPARVLAAITEFLSGLSRTGVDSNSPRGST is encoded by the coding sequence ATGAACCGGCGGACCGTGACCCTGTCGTGGGGCCCGGTGAGCTACCTGGAGTGGGCTCCGGAACAGACCGCAGCCCACCAGAGGACAGTCGTGCTGCTGCACGGCGGGGGAGTCGACAGCGCGCTGCTGTCGTGGGGCGGCCTCGGCGCCGACCTCGCCCGCAGCGGTTACCGCGTGCTGGCCCCCGACCACCCTGGATACGGGGAGAGCCCGCCCGCACCCTGGCCGGCGACCCAACAGCGCCTTGTCGGCTACACGGGTGAATTCGTCGACTCCCTCGGCCTCGCCCGCTACGCGATCGGCGGGTTGTCGCTGGGTGGCGGGATGGCCGTCGGTCATGTGCTGGCCAGCCCCGAGAAGGTCAGCGGGGCAATGCTTCTCGCGAGCTACGGGCTGATGCCTCGGCTTTCCGACGGCCCCCTGTCGGCGCTGCGCGAGGCCACGACATGGCTGCTGGTGCGAACCGGAGCCCTGGCCTGGAGCACGCGCTGGCTTTCGGCCAACGCGACCGCCGTCTCCGCGAGCCTGGCCAGCCTCGTCCGAAGCCCCGATCAGCGCACGCCGGAGTTGCAGGACGCGGTGCGCCGCGCCGGCAAGCAGGGTCGTGGCCTGGCCCAGTTCGCTCAATGGCAACGCGAACAGGTCGGCTTCCGCGGATTGACCACCGACTACACCTCGCAGCTGGGCACGTTCGCACCCCCCGCACTCCTCGTGCACGGCAGTGAGGACTCCGCGGTGCCGATCGCCCGCGCCCGTGCGGCGGCCGCGCTGATTCCCGACGCCACTCTGGTCGAGGTCCCCGGTGCGGGGCACTGGGTGCAGCGTGACAACCCGGCACGGGTGCTGGCCGCGATCACGGAGTTTCTCAGCGGTTTGAGCCGCACGGGCGTCGACTCCAACAGTCCACGCGGGTCCACGTAG
- a CDS encoding tyrosine recombinase XerC, whose protein sequence is MHPPLDVILEEFDEHLGLERSRSAHTRRAYLGDLRALFAFVAERTPGADLTTLTLPTVRSWLASQATAGVARSTLARRTSAVKTFTAWALRRGYLAIDPAVRLQVPKSHRTLPSVLREDQALEAMAAAKAGAAERDPLALRDRLIVELLYATGIRVSELCGLDIDDIDVSHRVLRVLGKGNKQRTTPFGEPAEEALRDWLTEGRPALARPDSGPALLLGARGRRIDPRQVRTVVHQTVSAVDGAPDLGPHGLRHSAATHLLEGGADLRIVQELLGHSTLATTQLYTHVTVARLRAVHDQAHPRA, encoded by the coding sequence GTGCACCCACCCCTTGACGTGATCCTCGAGGAGTTCGACGAACACCTCGGTCTGGAGCGGTCTCGGTCGGCGCATACCCGGCGCGCCTACCTCGGCGACCTGCGCGCGCTGTTCGCCTTCGTTGCCGAACGCACTCCCGGCGCCGACCTCACGACACTGACGCTGCCGACCGTGCGATCGTGGCTGGCCAGCCAGGCCACCGCCGGCGTAGCTCGCAGCACCCTGGCCCGGCGCACATCCGCGGTCAAGACGTTCACGGCCTGGGCGCTGCGCCGCGGATACCTGGCCATCGACCCCGCCGTACGCCTGCAGGTGCCGAAATCTCATCGCACGCTGCCCTCCGTGCTCCGCGAGGACCAGGCGCTGGAGGCGATGGCCGCGGCCAAAGCCGGTGCGGCTGAGCGTGATCCGCTGGCACTGCGGGACCGGCTGATCGTCGAGCTGTTGTACGCGACCGGCATCCGCGTCAGCGAACTCTGTGGCCTCGACATCGACGACATCGATGTGAGCCACCGAGTGCTGCGCGTACTGGGCAAGGGCAACAAACAGCGCACCACACCGTTCGGCGAGCCCGCCGAAGAGGCGCTGCGGGACTGGCTCACTGAGGGCAGGCCCGCACTCGCCCGCCCAGACTCCGGGCCTGCGCTGCTGCTCGGCGCACGCGGTCGCCGGATCGACCCCCGGCAGGTCCGCACGGTCGTCCACCAGACCGTCTCGGCCGTCGACGGCGCGCCCGACCTCGGCCCGCACGGGCTTCGGCACAGCGCGGCCACCCACCTCTTGGAGGGCGGCGCCGACCTGCGCATCGTCCAGGAACTGCTCGGCCACTCGACGCTCGCGACCACCCAGCTGTATACGCACGTCACCGTCGCCCGTCTGCGGGCCGTGCACGATCAGGCGCACCCGCGGGCATGA
- a CDS encoding siderophore-interacting protein, which translates to MAGRPLHTFEVVRTEWLTPHIVRVVLGGKGFDTFTPSEFTDSYVKIAFVPAGVDVEGLPHPLTLDSFPKDQAPTLRTYTVRRADPSAREVTIDFVVHGEHGIAGPWAASAQSGDVVYLAGPNGAYSPDPAADWHLFAGDEAAIPAISAALEALPDDAVGQAFIEISGPDDELELTRPDGVELRWVYRGGRADMVTDQQAGDNAPLIEAVKGSPWLPGQVQVFIHGEAQAVMHNLRSYIRKERGVDAKWANSISGYWRRGRTEETFRQWKRELAESEAGKAD; encoded by the coding sequence ATGGCCGGTCGCCCCCTGCATACGTTCGAAGTGGTCCGCACCGAATGGCTCACGCCCCACATCGTTCGAGTGGTCTTGGGAGGCAAGGGTTTCGACACTTTCACCCCGAGCGAATTCACCGACTCGTACGTGAAGATCGCGTTCGTCCCCGCGGGCGTCGACGTCGAGGGCCTGCCGCACCCGTTGACGCTCGACAGCTTCCCCAAAGATCAGGCACCCACGCTGCGCACCTACACGGTCCGCCGCGCCGACCCGTCGGCCCGGGAAGTGACCATCGACTTCGTCGTGCACGGTGAGCACGGCATCGCCGGTCCGTGGGCCGCATCGGCCCAATCCGGCGACGTGGTGTACCTCGCGGGCCCGAATGGTGCCTACTCGCCGGACCCCGCGGCGGACTGGCACCTCTTCGCAGGTGACGAAGCCGCCATCCCCGCCATCAGTGCCGCACTCGAGGCTCTGCCCGACGACGCCGTGGGGCAGGCCTTCATCGAGATCTCCGGTCCCGACGACGAACTGGAACTGACCAGGCCGGACGGTGTGGAACTGCGGTGGGTGTACCGCGGCGGTCGCGCCGACATGGTCACCGATCAGCAGGCCGGGGACAACGCACCCCTCATCGAGGCCGTCAAGGGCTCGCCGTGGCTGCCCGGCCAGGTGCAGGTCTTCATCCACGGTGAAGCCCAAGCCGTCATGCACAATCTGCGCTCGTACATCCGCAAAGAGCGTGGTGTGGACGCCAAGTGGGCCAACTCGATCTCGGGGTACTGGCGCCGCGGGCGCACCGAGGAGACGTTCCGGCAGTGGAAGCGCGAACTCGCCGAGTCGGAGGCAGGCAAAGCCGACTGA
- a CDS encoding HNH endonuclease signature motif containing protein, whose product MFDDDSPDGLLTEIEACHRFETMLIGRRMAAIARLVEHRTYEAEADDPDPGYCIITGLTRTSAEIGAALNLAPKLAQDTVAHAEALDTRLPLVGALLRGGDVDWPTVKLILTRTEYVTGTLMPQIDAQMTQKLTTWSSWSRRRVIDAVDAAIRTLDPEAAKERRVHAEAGRHVTVTAQPDGTAQLRGILTGPGAAILDARLAAMATSVCAADSRTVRQRRADALTALNQDQLLSCDCGQAQCPSRTAAHTAAADAAAAAGARGEGARAGGAATGAAGVPAVRTVINVVASAATVSGDSDQPGYLQGFGIIDAAQVRDLVPTALLRPVSCPTLTATAAQAHTYTPSAGLARFIKTRDLTCRFPGCDRPAWFADLDHTTPFHHTNPTAGGLTAPWNLGCYCREHHRDKTFLDWTDQQQGDGTIVWTSPTGRTYTTTPAGAELFPDLLGPPPAPDLLGAPPAPDLFGPPPAPDLFGPPPPPRRRHRQRDKARRHTHARAQLTAHRPRNAEQRRLNAARRQEIDQRQWRNHMRRMLHLFKGTPSTSPWCTWVNDPPEPETLPPDWQPPPPPPIDDTEEPPF is encoded by the coding sequence GTGTTCGATGATGATTCGCCGGACGGGCTGCTCACCGAAATCGAGGCGTGCCACCGCTTCGAGACGATGCTCATCGGCCGCCGCATGGCCGCCATCGCCCGGCTGGTCGAACACCGCACCTATGAGGCCGAGGCGGACGATCCCGATCCCGGCTACTGCATCATCACCGGCCTGACCCGCACCAGCGCCGAGATCGGCGCCGCCCTGAACCTGGCGCCCAAACTGGCCCAGGACACCGTCGCCCACGCCGAAGCCCTCGACACCCGCCTGCCGCTGGTGGGGGCGCTGCTGCGCGGCGGCGACGTCGACTGGCCCACCGTCAAACTCATCCTGACCCGCACCGAATACGTCACCGGCACCTTGATGCCGCAGATCGATGCGCAGATGACGCAGAAGCTGACCACCTGGTCGTCGTGGTCGCGGCGCCGGGTCATCGACGCCGTCGACGCCGCCATCCGCACCCTCGATCCCGAGGCCGCCAAGGAACGCCGCGTGCACGCCGAAGCCGGCCGCCACGTCACGGTCACCGCTCAACCCGACGGCACGGCCCAGTTGCGCGGCATCCTGACCGGCCCCGGCGCCGCAATCCTGGATGCCCGCCTGGCAGCGATGGCGACCTCGGTGTGCGCCGCGGATTCGCGGACTGTGCGGCAGCGCCGCGCCGACGCCCTGACCGCCCTGAACCAAGACCAGCTGCTGAGCTGCGACTGCGGACAGGCCCAATGCCCCAGCCGCACCGCGGCCCACACCGCCGCCGCCGACGCCGCGGCGGCAGCGGGTGCCCGCGGGGAAGGTGCCCGTGCAGGCGGCGCGGCCACCGGTGCCGCGGGGGTGCCGGCGGTGCGCACCGTGATCAACGTGGTCGCGTCTGCGGCCACCGTCTCCGGCGACAGTGATCAGCCCGGCTACCTGCAGGGCTTCGGGATCATCGACGCCGCCCAGGTCCGCGACCTGGTGCCGACCGCCCTGCTGCGCCCCGTGTCCTGCCCCACCCTCACCGCCACCGCGGCCCAGGCACACACCTACACCCCGTCAGCGGGGTTGGCGCGGTTCATCAAGACCCGCGACCTGACCTGCCGATTCCCCGGCTGTGACCGCCCAGCCTGGTTCGCCGACCTCGACCACACCACCCCGTTCCACCACACCAACCCCACCGCCGGCGGACTGACCGCGCCGTGGAATCTGGGCTGCTACTGCCGCGAACACCACCGCGACAAAACCTTCCTCGACTGGACCGACCAACAACAAGGCGACGGAACCATCGTGTGGACCTCACCGACGGGCCGCACCTACACAACCACCCCCGCCGGGGCCGAACTGTTCCCCGACCTGCTCGGCCCACCGCCGGCCCCCGACCTGCTCGGCGCACCGCCGGCCCCCGACCTGTTCGGCCCACCGCCAGCCCCCGACCTGTTCGGCCCACCGCCACCACCACGGCGCCGCCACCGCCAACGCGACAAAGCCCGCCGCCACACCCACGCCCGCGCGCAACTCACAGCCCACCGGCCCCGCAACGCCGAACAACGCCGCCTCAACGCTGCCCGCCGCCAAGAGATCGACCAGCGCCAGTGGCGCAACCACATGCGCAGAATGCTGCACCTGTTCAAAGGCACCCCCTCCACCAGCCCCTGGTGCACCTGGGTCAACGACCCACCCGAACCCGAAACCCTGCCCCCCGACTGGCAACCACCACCCCCACCACCCATCGACGACACCGAAGAACCACCGTTCTGA
- a CDS encoding SRPBCC family protein produces MTDAATVRVRRVMPAEPEVVFDQWLDPESLADWMCPRPVFCVAVAVEPRVGGGVRFDLDDSGKSVLIVGQFLAIDRPRLLRFTWSNSNWADPTVVSIVEVTFSPVADGQTLMAIEHTLLPPEEYESFHSGWELTFEQLAGVLH; encoded by the coding sequence GTGACCGACGCAGCGACAGTGCGGGTGCGGCGGGTGATGCCCGCCGAGCCCGAGGTCGTGTTCGATCAGTGGCTGGACCCGGAATCCCTTGCCGACTGGATGTGCCCGCGTCCCGTCTTCTGCGTCGCGGTTGCCGTTGAACCCCGGGTCGGGGGAGGCGTGCGCTTTGACCTCGATGACTCCGGGAAGTCGGTCCTGATCGTGGGGCAGTTCCTGGCGATCGACCGTCCGCGACTGCTGCGGTTCACCTGGAGCAACTCAAACTGGGCGGACCCCACCGTCGTGAGCATCGTTGAGGTGACGTTCTCGCCTGTTGCCGATGGGCAGACCCTGATGGCGATCGAGCACACCCTGCTACCGCCCGAGGAGTACGAGAGCTTCCACAGTGGCTGGGAACTCACCTTCGAGCAGTTGGCTGGCGTTCTTCACTGA
- a CDS encoding ArsR/SmtB family transcription factor, translating to MVEDQVLDRAYAALADPTRRALLEALRHGDARLTDLAAPLPMTFAGVSRHVGVLERAGLVRREIRGREHWFSLDPRGLTMAQKWIDEQADFWSARADALSDRLRRKRTP from the coding sequence GTGGTTGAAGATCAGGTGCTGGATCGCGCCTACGCCGCGCTGGCGGATCCGACTCGTCGGGCGCTCCTGGAGGCGCTCCGGCACGGCGATGCGCGTCTCACCGATCTGGCCGCACCATTGCCGATGACCTTCGCGGGGGTCTCCCGCCACGTAGGCGTGCTCGAGCGGGCGGGTCTGGTTCGGCGCGAGATTCGTGGGCGGGAGCACTGGTTCTCGCTCGATCCCCGTGGTTTGACCATGGCGCAGAAGTGGATTGATGAACAGGCTGACTTCTGGTCGGCGCGGGCTGATGCGCTCTCCGACCGCCTGCGGCGGAAGCGGACTCCGTGA
- a CDS encoding DUF899 domain-containing protein produces the protein MKPEIVTATEWDAAYETLLAKEKEHTRAGDALAALRRRMPWTKVDGKYAFEGPRGSTTLLDLFEGRRQLIVYRAFMDPGVHGWPEHGCVGCSPMADHIGNLAHLNARNTTLVYTSRGSQEDIARIKSRMGWNIPWYTMIPDENDHAFDNDFGVRDWHGTNAFIRDGDDVFRTYFINNRGDEAFVNTWAFLDMTALGRQETWEDSPAGYPQSRPYEWWNWHDEYGDREPYRWFGDPTPEDRHDPRPPR, from the coding sequence ATGAAACCCGAGATCGTCACTGCGACTGAGTGGGACGCCGCCTACGAGACACTGCTGGCCAAGGAGAAGGAACACACCCGAGCGGGAGATGCGCTCGCGGCCCTGCGCCGCCGAATGCCCTGGACGAAGGTGGACGGGAAATACGCCTTCGAGGGACCGCGGGGCTCAACGACACTGCTCGACCTGTTCGAGGGACGCCGACAGTTGATCGTCTATCGCGCGTTCATGGACCCCGGTGTGCACGGCTGGCCCGAGCATGGGTGCGTGGGCTGTTCCCCGATGGCAGACCACATCGGCAACCTGGCGCACCTCAACGCCCGCAACACCACACTCGTCTATACCTCCCGCGGATCCCAAGAGGACATCGCCAGAATCAAGTCCCGAATGGGCTGGAACATCCCCTGGTACACCATGATTCCCGACGAGAACGACCACGCGTTCGACAACGACTTCGGCGTCCGGGACTGGCACGGCACCAACGCGTTCATTCGTGACGGCGACGACGTGTTCCGCACCTACTTCATCAACAACCGCGGTGACGAGGCCTTCGTCAACACGTGGGCCTTCCTCGACATGACCGCATTGGGCAGGCAGGAGACCTGGGAGGACTCGCCAGCGGGTTACCCGCAGAGCCGGCCCTACGAATGGTGGAACTGGCACGACGAATACGGCGACCGCGAACCGTACCGCTGGTTCGGAGATCCCACTCCCGAGGATCGGCACGACCCACGTCCACCGCGCTAA
- the dprA gene encoding DNA-processing protein DprA, translating into MTDKERLAWAYLSRVVEPPCPTLARLVDAVGPIEAAGMVRSGGVDVDLRDRTLARRDLDCAAEDLETLDRRGGRLVTPVDDEWPTLAFRAFESEKAQKRPGGWAPLVLWVLGPQRLDEVAMRAAAIVGTRAATSYGEHVAADLASGLVERDVAVVSGGAFGIDGAAHRAALAAEGCTVAVLAGGVDVFYPSGHSALLHRIASAGLIVSEYAPGIRPARHRFLTRNRLVAVLSGATVVVEAGLRSGAANTAAWAEALGRVRCAVPGPVTSAASAGCHALLRSGAQLVSRSDEIVEIVGRMGELAEDPVHPQTPLDQLTDAERVVFEAMPGRGVATVEQIGVNAAMPPQRVLGPLAMLELAGLISRVDGGWQLVRKPSGT; encoded by the coding sequence ATGACCGACAAGGAGCGCCTGGCCTGGGCCTACCTGTCGCGCGTGGTCGAACCGCCGTGCCCGACGTTGGCGCGGTTGGTCGACGCGGTCGGGCCGATCGAGGCCGCGGGGATGGTCCGCAGCGGCGGCGTCGACGTGGATCTGCGTGATCGCACGCTGGCGCGTCGCGATCTTGACTGTGCGGCAGAGGATCTCGAGACACTGGATCGTCGGGGTGGGCGGCTGGTGACGCCGGTCGATGACGAATGGCCGACGCTGGCGTTCAGGGCCTTTGAGTCCGAGAAGGCCCAGAAGCGGCCCGGGGGTTGGGCCCCGCTGGTGTTGTGGGTGTTGGGGCCGCAGCGGCTGGACGAGGTAGCGATGCGTGCCGCGGCGATCGTGGGTACGCGTGCGGCCACCAGTTACGGCGAGCATGTGGCCGCCGATTTGGCGAGTGGGCTCGTGGAGCGCGATGTGGCGGTGGTGTCGGGCGGCGCCTTCGGCATTGACGGCGCGGCGCACCGTGCTGCGCTGGCCGCCGAGGGTTGCACGGTCGCGGTGCTGGCCGGGGGTGTGGACGTGTTCTATCCGTCGGGACATTCGGCGCTGCTGCATCGAATCGCGAGTGCGGGGTTGATCGTGTCGGAGTATGCGCCGGGCATCCGTCCCGCGCGGCATCGGTTCCTGACCCGCAACAGGTTGGTGGCCGTGCTGTCTGGCGCGACGGTCGTGGTGGAGGCCGGTCTACGCAGCGGGGCGGCCAACACCGCGGCGTGGGCCGAGGCCCTGGGGAGGGTGCGGTGTGCGGTTCCCGGTCCCGTGACGTCGGCCGCCTCGGCGGGCTGCCATGCGCTGTTGCGGTCGGGTGCGCAGTTGGTGTCGCGGAGCGACGAGATCGTGGAGATCGTCGGGCGGATGGGGGAGCTCGCCGAGGATCCGGTGCATCCGCAGACCCCGTTGGATCAGCTCACGGACGCCGAACGTGTGGTGTTCGAGGCGATGCCGGGCCGTGGTGTGGCGACCGTCGAGCAGATCGGGGTCAACGCCGCCATGCCGCCGCAGCGGGTGCTGGGGCCGCTGGCGATGTTGGAGCTTGCGGGGCTGATCTCCCGGGTGGACGGAGGTTGGCAGCTGGTGCGAAAACCGTCGGGGACCTGA
- a CDS encoding YifB family Mg chelatase-like AAA ATPase, producing MTLGRAYSIAVAGLNGEVVEIEADITSGLPGVHLVGLPDAALQESRDRVRSAIINSDSEWPQSRLVLALSPATLPKMGSVYDIALACAVLAAGLKKQWSQLDKTVLLGELALDGRVRPVRGVLPAVMAARREGWPSVVVPVENLPEASLIDGIEVLGARTLRQLKAWLGGSTKLSGRVEVQTPEDESTADLADVVGQTQARYAVEVAAAGGHHLMLTGPPGIGKTMLAQRLPGLLPPLSHDESLEVTAIHSVAGLLSESTPLITRPPFVAPHHTSSVAAMVGGGAGMARPGAVSRAHRGVLFLDECAEIGVSVMEALRTPLEEGEIRLARRDGVARYPARFQLIMAANPCPCAPAAPQDCICPGGIKRRYLGKLSGPLLDRVDLRVAMNPVRAGALAGEVGESTAVVRARVAAAREAAAQRWSVVGVRTNAEVPGPVLRRSFRLSREAMAPLRSALDNGAVSVRGADRSLRVAWSLADLSGRDSPSREDVATALSFRQSGAPR from the coding sequence ATGACGCTGGGGCGGGCGTACTCGATCGCGGTGGCGGGCCTCAACGGTGAGGTTGTCGAGATCGAGGCCGACATCACCAGTGGTCTGCCCGGTGTGCATCTGGTTGGGCTGCCGGATGCGGCGCTGCAGGAGTCCCGTGATCGGGTGCGGTCGGCGATCATCAACAGCGACAGCGAGTGGCCCCAGTCCCGGTTGGTCCTGGCGCTCTCGCCGGCGACCCTGCCGAAGATGGGCAGCGTGTATGACATCGCATTGGCCTGTGCGGTGCTGGCGGCGGGTCTCAAGAAGCAGTGGTCGCAGTTGGACAAGACCGTGCTGCTCGGGGAGTTGGCGCTCGATGGCCGGGTCCGCCCGGTGCGCGGCGTGCTGCCTGCGGTCATGGCGGCCCGTCGTGAGGGCTGGCCCTCCGTGGTGGTGCCCGTCGAGAACCTGCCCGAGGCCAGCCTCATCGACGGTATCGAGGTGCTCGGTGCCCGCACACTGCGGCAACTGAAGGCCTGGCTGGGGGGATCGACGAAGCTGTCCGGGAGGGTCGAGGTGCAGACGCCCGAGGACGAATCGACTGCTGATCTCGCCGACGTGGTGGGGCAGACCCAGGCCCGCTACGCGGTCGAGGTGGCCGCTGCCGGCGGGCATCATCTGATGTTGACCGGACCGCCCGGCATCGGCAAAACCATGCTGGCCCAGCGGCTGCCCGGGTTGTTGCCGCCGCTGTCGCATGACGAGTCGCTCGAGGTCACCGCGATCCACTCGGTCGCCGGGCTGTTGTCGGAGAGCACGCCGCTGATCACTCGACCACCCTTCGTCGCACCGCACCACACGTCGAGCGTCGCCGCGATGGTCGGGGGCGGGGCGGGCATGGCGCGGCCCGGCGCGGTCAGTCGTGCCCACCGCGGGGTGCTGTTCCTCGACGAATGCGCCGAGATCGGCGTCAGCGTCATGGAGGCGTTGCGAACTCCCTTGGAGGAGGGGGAGATCCGGCTCGCGCGCCGCGACGGCGTGGCGCGGTATCCGGCGCGGTTTCAGCTGATCATGGCCGCCAACCCGTGTCCCTGTGCACCCGCTGCCCCGCAGGACTGCATCTGTCCCGGCGGAATCAAGCGTCGCTACCTCGGCAAGCTGTCCGGGCCGCTGCTGGACCGCGTCGATCTGCGGGTGGCGATGAACCCGGTGCGCGCCGGGGCACTGGCCGGCGAGGTCGGGGAGTCGACGGCGGTGGTGCGGGCTCGGGTCGCGGCGGCACGGGAGGCCGCGGCGCAGCGGTGGAGCGTCGTCGGGGTCCGGACCAACGCCGAAGTGCCGGGTCCGGTGTTGCGGCGTTCCTTTCGGCTCAGCCGTGAGGCGATGGCACCGCTGCGCTCCGCGCTGGACAACGGCGCCGTCAGTGTGCGCGGGGCGGATCGATCGTTGCGGGTGGCGTGGTCTCTCGCGGATCTGTCGGGCCGCGATTCGCCCAGCCGTGAGGATGTGGCGACGGCGTTGAGCTTCCGCCAGTCGGGGGCTCCGCGATGA
- a CDS encoding YraN family protein has protein sequence MQWTRAEIGALGEDLAVEHLGGLGLTVLVRNWRCRYGELDIVAVDNDSGAVVFVEVKTRTGDGFGGLAEAVTHAKVRRLRRLAGLWLQQQDRHWPAVRIDVIRVRIGRSRTPEISHLRGVG, from the coding sequence ATGCAGTGGACGCGTGCGGAGATCGGTGCGCTCGGGGAGGATCTTGCCGTCGAGCATCTCGGCGGTCTCGGGCTGACCGTACTGGTTCGCAACTGGCGCTGCCGCTACGGTGAGCTCGACATCGTCGCGGTCGACAACGATTCGGGCGCAGTGGTTTTCGTTGAGGTGAAGACCCGCACCGGGGACGGGTTCGGTGGCCTGGCGGAGGCGGTCACTCACGCCAAGGTGCGCAGGCTGCGTCGGTTGGCCGGGTTGTGGTTGCAACAGCAGGACCGTCATTGGCCGGCCGTGCGCATCGATGTGATCAGGGTGCGGATCGGCCGTTCGCGCACCCCGGAGATCAGCCATCTGCGGGGGGTGGGCTGA
- a CDS encoding DUF6188 family protein, whose amino-acid sequence MLTQWIEKCTVQRVSLRGGLVLDLEDYNELVISRPIRLTLPPLDGYPEEQVVIDPSHVSVQERPLLDLAGAVCTEAWCSDEGALHLNFSKGHRIDVDPDDSATSWELYGKHHGYMACLPHGRVKVVRHDLPEDEDVSG is encoded by the coding sequence ATGCTCACCCAGTGGATTGAGAAGTGCACCGTCCAGCGCGTGTCGTTGCGGGGTGGCTTGGTTCTGGATCTCGAGGACTACAACGAACTGGTCATCTCGCGTCCGATCCGGCTGACTCTGCCGCCCCTCGACGGTTACCCGGAGGAACAGGTCGTCATCGACCCGTCGCATGTCTCCGTTCAGGAGCGTCCTCTGTTGGATCTCGCGGGTGCGGTGTGCACCGAGGCCTGGTGCAGCGACGAGGGAGCCCTGCATCTGAACTTCTCCAAGGGGCATCGCATCGATGTCGATCCCGACGACAGTGCGACGTCGTGGGAGTTGTACGGAAAGCACCACGGCTACATGGCCTGCCTGCCGCATGGGCGGGTGAAGGTCGTCCGCCATGATCTGCCCGAGGATGAGGACGTCTCCGGCTGA
- a CDS encoding DUF2469 domain-containing protein, whose amino-acid sequence MSAEDLEKYETEMELSLYREYKDIVGQFSYVVETERRFYLANSVELIPRNADGEVYFELRLADAWVWDMYRPARFVKQVRVITFKDVNIEEVEKPELRLPE is encoded by the coding sequence ATGAGCGCTGAGGATCTCGAGAAGTACGAAACCGAGATGGAGCTCTCGCTGTATCGCGAGTACAAGGACATCGTCGGGCAGTTCAGCTATGTGGTGGAGACCGAGCGACGGTTCTACCTGGCCAACAGCGTTGAGCTGATTCCGCGCAACGCCGACGGCGAGGTGTACTTCGAGCTGCGGTTGGCCGACGCCTGGGTGTGGGACATGTACCGGCCGGCGCGCTTCGTCAAGCAGGTGCGGGTGATCACGTTCAAGGACGTCAACATCGAGGAAGTCGAGAAGCCTGAGCTTCGGCTGCCGGAGTAG